The Euleptes europaea isolate rEulEur1 chromosome 19, rEulEur1.hap1, whole genome shotgun sequence genome includes a window with the following:
- the PLEKHM2 gene encoding pleckstrin homology domain-containing family M member 2 isoform X2 gives MEPGEVKDRILHNISLSVKKLQSYFAACEDETPAIRNHDKVLQRLCEHIDHALLYGLRDLPLGYWVLVVHFTRREAVEQIEGLQHVTTNLGRSRAWLYLALNENSLESYLRLFQENLSLLPKYYVKNALVCSDDHLTLFLTLVSGLEFIRFDLDLDAPYLDLAPYMPDYYKPQYLLDFEDRLPCSAHGSDSLSLNSFNSVTSTNLEWDDSAIAPSSEDGDLTDTLSCPPKSPTQRYNPFNKKAEVPSSTETTPVHHSASQERADPVAEGTGQSESCPEVEVIRLAKKKKIGKKKKGKLEEAAAAADVLPPTAVGPEAGGGRPAEGAEEQQPHQVALPDPPGKARPEAAREPSALCQLGLQIPEMKDTSMEQVGQPLCKVINMLDGQLDPPRSRSLEPPNQSFRTDTPEEAPLEGPPSGGFSEGGAAPMVFYCFTAESPDALAPGGGHHDLAGDGQPPDVPGGPEAAGQEAEGGEGEVLGPLMDSQQQHAGEAAVSVEALGQLEEKASPSLSSAEDSGVEEGQGSPSEAAHPSEFRVDNNHLLLLMIHVFRENEERLLRMIRMSTGHMEGNLQLVFVLLTDCYIYLLRKGAAEKPYMVEEALSYNELDYVSVGLDQQTVTLVCTNRRKQFLLDTADATLTEFFLMSLKSAMIKGCREPPYPSILTDATMEKLALAKFVAQESKREASEVTVRFYGLVHWEDPMEEALGPPPPHCTVAEHCATKEGVLNYKAGTNYLGKELWKPCFVVLSSGILYQYPERTDVAPLLSVNMGGEQCGGCRRSNTTDRPHSFQVILTDRPSLELSAENEEEMADWMQFLCQAVSKGVIPPGVAPTPCVPCCLVLTEQKVFMCHEDCQTSFFRSLATVELADVASVCVEPGHGEYCILEFAQDGKQYLPPWVIYLSCPGELERFLSTLDAVWRSTYQVDLRHKLIEDSSVRKKCEDALSLIRSAWQRSDSLYRGRASRDPWC, from the exons TTGCAGAGTTACTTTGCGGCGTGCGAAGACGAGACGCCGGCCATCAGGAACCACGACAAAGTTCTGCAGCGCCTCTGCGAGCACATCGACCACGCGCTGCTCTACGG ACTTCGTGACCTCCCTTTGGGCTACTGGGTCTTGGTGGTCCACTTCACCCGCAGAGAAGCCGTCGAGCAGATTGAGGGGCTTCAGCACGTGACGACCAACCTGGGACGCA GCCGAGCGTGGCTGTACTTGGCCCTCAATGAGAACTCCCTGGAGAGCTACCTGCGCCTCTTCCAGGAGAACCTGAGCCTGCTGCCCAAGTACTACGTCAA GAACGCCCTGGTCTGCAGCGACGACCATCTGACCCTCTTCCTCACACTGGTCTCTGGCCTGGAGTTTATCCGGTTTGACTTGGATCTG gaCGCCCCCTACTTGGACCTGGCCCCCTACATGCCGGACTACTACAAGCCGCAGTACTTGCTGGACTTTGAGGATCGCCTGCCCTGCTCGGCCCACGGGTCAGACAGCCTCTCGCTCAACTCCTTCAACTCGGTCACCTCCACCAACCTGGAGTGGGATGACAGCGCCATCGCCCCCTCCAGCGAGG aCGGAGACCTGACAGATACCCTCAGCTGCCCACCAAAGAGCCCCACGCAGCGTTACAACCCCTTCAACAAGAAGGCAGAAGTGCCGTCCTCCACCGAGACCACTCCGGTACACCACTCTGCCTCCCAGGAGAGGGCGGACCCCGTGGCTGAGGGCACAGGCCAGTCCGAGAGTTGCCCCGAGGTGGAGGTCATCAG GCTGgctaaaaagaagaagattggcaagaagaagaagggcaaattggaggaggcggcagcagcagcagatgttcTCCCTCCTACTGCGGTGGGCCCAGAGGCGGGAGGGGGCAGGCCGGCTGAAGGAGCCGAGGAGCAGCAGCCCCACCAGGTGGCCCTGCCAGACCCCCCAGGGAAGGCCAGGCCGGAAGCAGCCCGCGAGCCCTCTGCACTTTGCCAGCTGGGGCTGCAGATCCCCGAAATGAAGGACACGTCCATGGAGCAGGTGGGGCAGCCGCTCTGCAAGGTGATCAACATGCTAGACGGGCAGCTGGACCCCCCGCGGAGCCGCTCCCTCGAGCCCCCCAACCAGTCCTTTCGGACCGACACACCAGAGGAGGCCCCCTTGGAGGGGCCTCCCTCTGGTGGCTTTAGCGAGGGGGGAGCAGCCCCCATGGTCTTCTACTGCTTTACCGCTGAGAGTCCAGACGCTCTTGCGCCAGGTGGTGGCCACCATGACCTTGCAGGGGATGGCCAACCGCCAGATGTTCCTGGTGGCCCTGAAGCTGCTGGACAAGAGGcagaaggaggagagggagaggttCTCGGGCCCCTGATGGACTCGCAGCAGCAGCATGCGGGAGAGGCGGCTGTGAGCGTGGAGGCCCTCGGCCAGCTCGAGGAGAAGGCCAGCCCCTCGCTCAGCAGCGCGGAGGACTCCGGAGTGGAAGAGGGACAGGGCAGCCCTTCGGAAGCAGCCCACCCCTCTGAATTCAG GGTAGACAACAACCACTTGTTGCTGCTGATGATCCATGTTTTCCGGGAGAATGAGGAGCGGCTCCTCCGG ATGATCCGCATGAGCACGGGGCACATGGAGGGCAACCTGCAGCTGGTCTTTGTGCTGCTGACAGACTGCTACATCTACCTCCTGCGCAAAG GAGCAGCTGAGAAGCCATACATGGTAGAGGAGGCACTCTCCTACAATGAGCTGGACTATGTCTCG GTGGGCCTGGATCAGCAAACAGTGACGTTGGTCTGCACCAACCGTCGAAAGCAATTCCTGCTGGACACTGCAGACGCCACCCTGACCGA GTTTTTCCTGATGTCTTTGAAGTCGGCTATGATCAAAGGGTGCCGAGAGCCACCGTACCCAAGCATCCTGACCGATGCCACCATGGAGAAGCTAGCACTGGCCAAGTTTGTGGCTCAGGAGTCCAAGCGGGAG GCCTCTGAGGTGACGGTGCGCTTCTACGGCCTCGTGCATTGGGAGGACCCCATGGAGGAGGCGCTGGGTCCGCCCCCCCCACACTGCACAGTGGCTGAGCACTGTGCCACCAAGGAGGGCGTCCTGAACTACAAAGCAGGCACCAACTACCTGGGCAAGGAGCTGTGGAAGCCCTGCTTTGTGGTGCTCAG CAGTGGCATCTTGTACCAGTATCCAGAGCGCACGGATGTCGCCCCTCTGCTGTCTGTGAACATGGG TGGGGAGCAATGCGGCGGGTGCCGGAGGTCGAACACGACAGACCGGCCCCACTCCTTCCAGGTGATCCTGACCGACCGCCCCTCCCTGGAGCTGAGTGCCGAAAACGAGGAGGAGATGGCTGACTGGATGCAGTTCCTCTGCCAGGCAGTCTCCAAAGGG GTCATCCCTCCAGGCGTGGCCCCCACCCCCTGCGTCCCCTGCTGCCTGGTGCTGACGGAGCAGAAGGTATTCATGTGCCACGAGGACTGCCAGACCAGCTTCTTCCGCTCGCTGGCCACCGTCGAGCTGGCAGATGTGGCCTCGGTGTGTGTGGAGCCCGGCCACGGGGAGTACTGCATCCTG GAGTTTGCCCAGGATGGCAAGCAGTACCTGCCGCCCTGGGTCATCTACCTCAGCTGCCCTGGGGAACTGGAGCGCTTCCTATCCACGCTGGACGCTGTGTGGAGGAGCACCTaccag GTGGACCTTCGGCACAAGCTGATCGAGGACAGCTCCGTCAGGAAGAAGTGTGAGGATGCCCTGAGCCTGATCCGCAGCGCCTGGCAGCGCAGTGACAGCCTGTATCGTGGGCGGGCCTCCCGGGACCCCTGGTGTTAG
- the SLC25A34 gene encoding solute carrier family 25 member 34, with translation MLLRAGAVSCWVGPWGQAMEASGSHSAAAAASVSPPVDFVLGAAACCLACVFTNPLEVVKTRLQLQGELCPRGTYPRHYRGVLQAMVAVGQADGLRGLQKGLTAGLLYQGLMNGVRFWFYSHAEDVGLTQQPGGTVVAGAGAGALGAFVASPAYLVKTHLQAQTVAAFAVGHQHNHQSVSGAFETIYKKQGLLGLWRGVNGAVPRVMVGSAVQLATFASAKEWVRKHQWFPEGSWMVALSSGMISSVAVAVAMTPFDVVSTRLYNQPVDEMGKGKHYRGFLDCFVQIVGKESFLALYKGLGPAYLRLGPHTTLSLLFWDELRQFTRQHQGT, from the exons ATGTTGTT GCGAGCCGGCGCAGTGTCCTGCTGGGTAGGCCCTTGGGGCCAGGCAATGGAGGCCTCTGGCAGCCACtcggctgccgccgccgcctcggtcTCCCCGCCGGTGGACTTTGTGCTGGGGGCCGCGGCCTGCTGCCTGGCCTGTGTGTTCACCAACCCACTGGAGGTGGTCAAGACCCGTCTGCAGCTGCAAGGGGAGCTGTGCCCGCGGGGCACCTACCCTCGCCACTACCGGGGGGTGCTGCAGGCCATGGTGGCGGTGGGGCAGGCCGACGGGCTGCGGGGGCTGCAGAAGGGACTCACGGCTGGACTGCTGTACCAGGGCCTGATGAACGGGGTGCGCTTCTGGTTCTATTCCCACGCGGAGGACGTCGGCTTGACCCAGCAGCCGGGGGGCACGGTCGTGGCGGGGGCCGGGGCTGGGGCCCTGGGAGCCTTCGTGGCCAGCCCGGCCTACCTG GTCAAGACGCATCTCCAAGCCCAGACGGTGGCAGCCTTTGCCGTGGGCCACCAGCATAACCACCAG agcgTCTCCGGGGCCTTTGAGACCATCTACAAGAAGCAAGGGCTGCTGGGATTGTGGCGGGGGGTGAATGGCGCCGTGCCTCGTGTCATGGTGGGCTCTGCGGTGCAGCTGGCCACCTTTGCCTCTGCCAAGGAGTGGGTCAGGAAGCACCAG TGGTTCCCAGAGGGCAGCTGGATGGTGGCCCTCAGCAGCGGCATGATCAGCAGCGTGGCCGTGGCCGTGGCCATGACCCCCTTTGATGTGGTGAGCACCAGACTGTACAACCAGCCAGTGGATGAGATGGGCAAG ggcaaaCACTACCGGGGGTTCCTGGACTGCTTCGTGCAGATcgtggggaaggagagcttcctgGCCCTCTACAAAGGCCTGGGCCCAGCTTACCTGCGCCTGGGGCCCCACACCACCCTGAGCCTCCTCTTCTGGGATGAGCTGAGGCAGTTCACCCGACAGCACCAGGGAACCTGA
- the PLEKHM2 gene encoding pleckstrin homology domain-containing family M member 2 isoform X1 codes for MEPGEVKDRILHNISLSVKKLQSYFAACEDETPAIRNHDKVLQRLCEHIDHALLYGLRDLPLGYWVLVVHFTRREAVEQIEGLQHVTTNLGRSRAWLYLALNENSLESYLRLFQENLSLLPKYYVKNALVCSDDHLTLFLTLVSGLEFIRFDLDLDAPYLDLAPYMPDYYKPQYLLDFEDRLPCSAHGSDSLSLNSFNSVTSTNLEWDDSAIAPSSEDYDFGDVFPAVPSMPTTAWEDGDLTDTLSCPPKSPTQRYNPFNKKAEVPSSTETTPVHHSASQERADPVAEGTGQSESCPEVEVIRLAKKKKIGKKKKGKLEEAAAAADVLPPTAVGPEAGGGRPAEGAEEQQPHQVALPDPPGKARPEAAREPSALCQLGLQIPEMKDTSMEQVGQPLCKVINMLDGQLDPPRSRSLEPPNQSFRTDTPEEAPLEGPPSGGFSEGGAAPMVFYCFTAESPDALAPGGGHHDLAGDGQPPDVPGGPEAAGQEAEGGEGEVLGPLMDSQQQHAGEAAVSVEALGQLEEKASPSLSSAEDSGVEEGQGSPSEAAHPSEFRVDNNHLLLLMIHVFRENEERLLRMIRMSTGHMEGNLQLVFVLLTDCYIYLLRKGAAEKPYMVEEALSYNELDYVSVGLDQQTVTLVCTNRRKQFLLDTADATLTEFFLMSLKSAMIKGCREPPYPSILTDATMEKLALAKFVAQESKREASEVTVRFYGLVHWEDPMEEALGPPPPHCTVAEHCATKEGVLNYKAGTNYLGKELWKPCFVVLSSGILYQYPERTDVAPLLSVNMGGEQCGGCRRSNTTDRPHSFQVILTDRPSLELSAENEEEMADWMQFLCQAVSKGVIPPGVAPTPCVPCCLVLTEQKVFMCHEDCQTSFFRSLATVELADVASVCVEPGHGEYCILEFAQDGKQYLPPWVIYLSCPGELERFLSTLDAVWRSTYQVDLRHKLIEDSSVRKKCEDALSLIRSAWQRSDSLYRGRASRDPWC; via the exons TTGCAGAGTTACTTTGCGGCGTGCGAAGACGAGACGCCGGCCATCAGGAACCACGACAAAGTTCTGCAGCGCCTCTGCGAGCACATCGACCACGCGCTGCTCTACGG ACTTCGTGACCTCCCTTTGGGCTACTGGGTCTTGGTGGTCCACTTCACCCGCAGAGAAGCCGTCGAGCAGATTGAGGGGCTTCAGCACGTGACGACCAACCTGGGACGCA GCCGAGCGTGGCTGTACTTGGCCCTCAATGAGAACTCCCTGGAGAGCTACCTGCGCCTCTTCCAGGAGAACCTGAGCCTGCTGCCCAAGTACTACGTCAA GAACGCCCTGGTCTGCAGCGACGACCATCTGACCCTCTTCCTCACACTGGTCTCTGGCCTGGAGTTTATCCGGTTTGACTTGGATCTG gaCGCCCCCTACTTGGACCTGGCCCCCTACATGCCGGACTACTACAAGCCGCAGTACTTGCTGGACTTTGAGGATCGCCTGCCCTGCTCGGCCCACGGGTCAGACAGCCTCTCGCTCAACTCCTTCAACTCGGTCACCTCCACCAACCTGGAGTGGGATGACAGCGCCATCGCCCCCTCCAGCGAGG ATTATGATTTTGGAGATGTCTTTCCCGCAGTGCCGTCCATGCCCACCACAGCCTGGGAAG aCGGAGACCTGACAGATACCCTCAGCTGCCCACCAAAGAGCCCCACGCAGCGTTACAACCCCTTCAACAAGAAGGCAGAAGTGCCGTCCTCCACCGAGACCACTCCGGTACACCACTCTGCCTCCCAGGAGAGGGCGGACCCCGTGGCTGAGGGCACAGGCCAGTCCGAGAGTTGCCCCGAGGTGGAGGTCATCAG GCTGgctaaaaagaagaagattggcaagaagaagaagggcaaattggaggaggcggcagcagcagcagatgttcTCCCTCCTACTGCGGTGGGCCCAGAGGCGGGAGGGGGCAGGCCGGCTGAAGGAGCCGAGGAGCAGCAGCCCCACCAGGTGGCCCTGCCAGACCCCCCAGGGAAGGCCAGGCCGGAAGCAGCCCGCGAGCCCTCTGCACTTTGCCAGCTGGGGCTGCAGATCCCCGAAATGAAGGACACGTCCATGGAGCAGGTGGGGCAGCCGCTCTGCAAGGTGATCAACATGCTAGACGGGCAGCTGGACCCCCCGCGGAGCCGCTCCCTCGAGCCCCCCAACCAGTCCTTTCGGACCGACACACCAGAGGAGGCCCCCTTGGAGGGGCCTCCCTCTGGTGGCTTTAGCGAGGGGGGAGCAGCCCCCATGGTCTTCTACTGCTTTACCGCTGAGAGTCCAGACGCTCTTGCGCCAGGTGGTGGCCACCATGACCTTGCAGGGGATGGCCAACCGCCAGATGTTCCTGGTGGCCCTGAAGCTGCTGGACAAGAGGcagaaggaggagagggagaggttCTCGGGCCCCTGATGGACTCGCAGCAGCAGCATGCGGGAGAGGCGGCTGTGAGCGTGGAGGCCCTCGGCCAGCTCGAGGAGAAGGCCAGCCCCTCGCTCAGCAGCGCGGAGGACTCCGGAGTGGAAGAGGGACAGGGCAGCCCTTCGGAAGCAGCCCACCCCTCTGAATTCAG GGTAGACAACAACCACTTGTTGCTGCTGATGATCCATGTTTTCCGGGAGAATGAGGAGCGGCTCCTCCGG ATGATCCGCATGAGCACGGGGCACATGGAGGGCAACCTGCAGCTGGTCTTTGTGCTGCTGACAGACTGCTACATCTACCTCCTGCGCAAAG GAGCAGCTGAGAAGCCATACATGGTAGAGGAGGCACTCTCCTACAATGAGCTGGACTATGTCTCG GTGGGCCTGGATCAGCAAACAGTGACGTTGGTCTGCACCAACCGTCGAAAGCAATTCCTGCTGGACACTGCAGACGCCACCCTGACCGA GTTTTTCCTGATGTCTTTGAAGTCGGCTATGATCAAAGGGTGCCGAGAGCCACCGTACCCAAGCATCCTGACCGATGCCACCATGGAGAAGCTAGCACTGGCCAAGTTTGTGGCTCAGGAGTCCAAGCGGGAG GCCTCTGAGGTGACGGTGCGCTTCTACGGCCTCGTGCATTGGGAGGACCCCATGGAGGAGGCGCTGGGTCCGCCCCCCCCACACTGCACAGTGGCTGAGCACTGTGCCACCAAGGAGGGCGTCCTGAACTACAAAGCAGGCACCAACTACCTGGGCAAGGAGCTGTGGAAGCCCTGCTTTGTGGTGCTCAG CAGTGGCATCTTGTACCAGTATCCAGAGCGCACGGATGTCGCCCCTCTGCTGTCTGTGAACATGGG TGGGGAGCAATGCGGCGGGTGCCGGAGGTCGAACACGACAGACCGGCCCCACTCCTTCCAGGTGATCCTGACCGACCGCCCCTCCCTGGAGCTGAGTGCCGAAAACGAGGAGGAGATGGCTGACTGGATGCAGTTCCTCTGCCAGGCAGTCTCCAAAGGG GTCATCCCTCCAGGCGTGGCCCCCACCCCCTGCGTCCCCTGCTGCCTGGTGCTGACGGAGCAGAAGGTATTCATGTGCCACGAGGACTGCCAGACCAGCTTCTTCCGCTCGCTGGCCACCGTCGAGCTGGCAGATGTGGCCTCGGTGTGTGTGGAGCCCGGCCACGGGGAGTACTGCATCCTG GAGTTTGCCCAGGATGGCAAGCAGTACCTGCCGCCCTGGGTCATCTACCTCAGCTGCCCTGGGGAACTGGAGCGCTTCCTATCCACGCTGGACGCTGTGTGGAGGAGCACCTaccag GTGGACCTTCGGCACAAGCTGATCGAGGACAGCTCCGTCAGGAAGAAGTGTGAGGATGCCCTGAGCCTGATCCGCAGCGCCTGGCAGCGCAGTGACAGCCTGTATCGTGGGCGGGCCTCCCGGGACCCCTGGTGTTAG
- the TMEM82 gene encoding transmembrane protein 82, giving the protein MMPAAGLLSWLGAWLPAWPGLAWGGSLLDACLQGLVGSCAVAVLSSLLRLHLYLQCLTDPARQAAAAAAAVRGQWALLDPVHVGVVGALLAAVGSRVAALVVLEFSLRAVATLLALPKGAHSSQLFLLCQYSLGCGVSCSLSYLQEGAPRRTWNLLLSAGLAGLLTSYVWRLTHHVFTMYELHCKERYCGVCLFLLTNWHGIPRLLCNALKVTFLVADLTAVALINRDFLTTSEAIRFWTPLTICYTLLVIYMQEEQRQNPSQQMVYQTVFVRMGGLLILLMTVGRWTDILNVFISLMGEIWCLLRAGATLEICRRQDFSQRSSHLASPSRGPRNQHEDHLSKLSAAAAAVS; this is encoded by the exons ATGATGCCTGCGGCTGGCCTGCTGTCGTGGCTGGGCGCCTGGCTGCCCGCCTGGCCCGGCCTGGCGTGGGGGGGCAGCCTGCTGGACGCCTGCTTGCAAG GGCTGGTGGGCTCGTGCGCCGTGGCGGTGCTGAGCAGCCTGCTGCGACTCCACCTCTACCTGCAGTGCTTGAC CGACCCGGcgcggcaggcggcggcggcggcggcggcggtgcgcGGGCAGTGGGCGCTGCTGGACCCGGTGCACGTGGGCGTGGTGGGCGCGCTCTTGGCGGCGGTGGGCTCCCGCGTGGCCGCCCTGGTGGTGCTGGAGTTCTCCCTGCGCGCCGTCGCCACCCTCCTCGCCCTCCCCAAG GGGGCGCACAGCAGCCAGCTCTTCTTGCTCTGCCAGTACTCGCTGGGGTGCGGGGTCTCATGCAGCCTCAGCTATCTCCAGGAGGGGGCGCCCCGCCGGACGTGGAACCTGCTGCTCAGCGCGGGCCTGGCCGGCCTCCTGACCAGCTACGTGTGGCGCTTGACACACCACGTTTTCACCATGTACGAGCTGCACTGCAAAGAGCGCTACTGCGGGGTGTGCCTCTTCTTGCTCACCAACTGGCACGGCATCCCCCGGTTGCTGTGCAATGCCCTCAAGGTCACCTTCCTGGTGGCTGACCTGACAGCCGTGGCGTTGATCAACCGTGACTTCCTCACCACCTCGGAGGCCATCCGCTTCTGGACTCCGCTCACCATCTGCTACACGCTCCTGGTCATCTACATGCAAG AAGAGCAGCGGCAGAACCCCAGCCAGCAGATGGTCTACCAGACGGTCTTTGTGCGAATGGGTGGCCTCTTGATCCTGCTGATGACCGTGGGCAGGTGGACGGACATCCTAAATGTCTTCATCTCGCTGATGGGAGAGATCTGGTGCCTGCTGCGGGCAGGCGCCACACTGGAGATCTGCAGGAGGCAG GATTTTTCTCAGCGGTCCTCCCATTTGGCTTCTCCTTCCCGGGGGCCCAGAAATCAGCATGAAGACCACCTCTCAAagctctcagcagcagcagcagctgtgtcCTGA